GACGTAGGCGGTGACGTCGCCCTTTTCCATGATCTGGCGCAGGCTGGCGGCGTCACGAATGATTTCGCCGGGTTTGTTCTTTTCGCGGCTAACGCCGGCGAGGGGCAGGTGGCCCAGCACCAGCCGAAAACTTGCCTTGCGGGCGGCAGCTGAGGCGAGCTGGGCGCTTAGCCACTGGCGCTGTGCGGCATTGACGTTGGGGCCACTGGCGTCCAGCACGGCAACAAAAACATTCTGCACAGTGAACGAGTACGTGAAGGGAAACCCACCGCGATCCACATACGGAAGCTCTGGCGCGTGTGCTTTCCAGTAGTTCGCGGCCTGCACGCGATCGGCGGCCAGGCTGGCGTCGTGGTTGCCCAGCGTAAAAGCGAAGGGAATGCCGGCGTTGCGCAGGGGACGGCGCACGTCCCGCTCGAAGGCCTGCCACATGGCCTGCACCTGCGCGGGCTTCAGGCTGGCTTTCTGCCCGGCGATCAGGTCGCCGGCGCTGAGC
The DNA window shown above is from Deinococcus fonticola and carries:
- a CDS encoding metallophosphoesterase family protein gives rise to the protein MRLLLSLLTLLTLSPGTEALRLVLLSDFNGSYGSTTYPPELHSAVTRIVGGWKPDVVLSAGDLIAGQKASLKPAQVQAMWQAFERDVRRPLRNAGIPFAFTLGNHDASLAADRVQAANYWKAHAPELPYVDRGGFPFTYSFTVQNVFVAVLDASGPNVNAAQRQWLSAQLASAAARKASFRLVLGHLPLAGVSREKNKPGEIIRDAASLRQIMEKGDVTAYVHGHHAAYYPGRLAGLNVLSSGGIGGRDYVGFPGTARSVVTVLDVEQGSIRLTAYDASTGLAIPAGSLPARIDGLGGPLTRVTEFR